A window from uncultured Flavobacterium sp. encodes these proteins:
- a CDS encoding DinB family protein, with the protein MENIRFRKIKVSNRKNLNFPQEYTPAYITEKIAEIESFPEKLKKETINLTDKQLDTPYRPGGWTVRQVIHHCAESHMNCYIRIKWALTEKQSCNKSL; encoded by the coding sequence ATGGAAAACATTAGATTTAGAAAAATTAAAGTATCCAATAGGAAAAATTTGAATTTTCCACAGGAATATACTCCTGCGTATATCACCGAAAAAATTGCAGAAATCGAGTCTTTTCCGGAAAAATTAAAAAAAGAAACGATTAATTTGACCGACAAACAATTAGATACACCATATCGCCCCGGCGGATGGACTGTTCGACAAGTGATTCATCATTGCGCCGAAAGTCATATGAATTGCTATATTAGAATAAAATGGGCTTTGACCGAAAAACAATCCTGTAATAAAAGCTTATGA